The Terriglobia bacterium genomic interval CTCCAGGGCAGGTCGTCGCGCGCCAGAGCAACAAAGTCGATTACGTTTCGGGCGCGACGCAGAGCATCGACGCATTCAAACAGGCTGTCGCCGAGGCTCTCTCGAAAGCAAAGTGACGGCGGGATCCTGCGTCCGCTCCATCCCGGTCATGGGTACGATCGCGACGATCGAGGTGGCCGGATCCGAATCCTGCGAGGAAGCCGTCGCAAGCGCTTTTGAATGGTTTCGGCAGATCGAGCAGTGCTGTTCCCGGTTCGATCCTCACAGCGAGCTCACGCAACTCAACTCGCAGATCGGCGTTGCCGTTACCGCCAGCGCCATCCTCTATGAAGCTGTCCGATTTGCTCTTTCCGTCGCAGAAGAAACAGGCGGCGCATTCGATCCGACGATCGGCGGGCGCATGGAGAAAGCCGGCTTCAATCGCGAATACCGGACGGGGCGGCTCGTCCAGACTGCTGTGGATACGAACTCGCAGGTCAGCTATCGAGACGTTATCCTGAATCCCGACGGGAAAGCGATCACCTTGCTCCGGCCGCTGCTCCTGGATCTCGGAGCCGTCGCCAAAGGTCTCGCCGTCGACATGGCCGCCCGTGAGTTGCAGCCATTTGAAAATTTTGCAATCGATGCCGGTGGCGACCTCTATCTCGCCGGCTCGAATCCCGAGGGCGATCCGTGGTCGGTGGGCATTCGTCATCCGAGAATCGATGGCCAATTGATCGAATCCATTCGCGTTTCCAACCAGGCGGTCTGCACTTCAGGCGACTACGAACGGGGTGAGCACATCCTGGACCCGCGCCGCGCAGAGGCTGCTGCGGGCGCCGCAAGTGTCACCGCCGCAAGTGTCACCGTTGTCGCCAGTGGCGCGATGCTGGCCGATGCTGTTGCTACAGC includes:
- a CDS encoding FAD:protein FMN transferase — its product is MTAGSCVRSIPVMGTIATIEVAGSESCEEAVASAFEWFRQIEQCCSRFDPHSELTQLNSQIGVAVTASAILYEAVRFALSVAEETGGAFDPTIGGRMEKAGFNREYRTGRLVQTAVDTNSQVSYRDVILNPDGKAITLLRPLLLDLGAVAKGLAVDMAARELQPFENFAIDAGGDLYLAGSNPEGDPWSVGIRHPRIDGQLIESIRVSNQAVCTSGDYERGEHILDPRRAEAAAGAASVTAASVTVVASGAMLADAVATAAFVLGPVEGLRLFDRVGVEGLIVSPSLERYQTRGMPYG